In one window of Microplitis demolitor isolate Queensland-Clemson2020A chromosome 4, iyMicDemo2.1a, whole genome shotgun sequence DNA:
- the LOC106693396 gene encoding uncharacterized protein LOC106693396, protein MIFNIFFFTVLATISCAEAQALDQRNDLHQKLAALYERSQLEEVILNEIFDKNLALIRNTIKLLGMDPLKVPDHLITMTDVGIGKTHLQGGWVQNLVTIKRSGDVILRYNDKTFSCDFDLGWDSIYLNYGYTIRYLMFTRKGSFTGRFKNLRVRVLASVDLEKSFLKLEFFKFVEVDNFTLRLEGHLTDHLINILTRALTVFAKSQILREIEYQSTSILEKKLKEINELKPELINLTVESILEVFSNSTISYE, encoded by the exons atgatatttaatattttcttttttacggTACTCGCAACAATTTCATGCGCTGAAGCTCAAGCTCTCGATCAACGCAATGATTTACATCAAAAACTTGCAgc attgtATGAGAGATCGCAGTTAGAGgaagttattttaaatgaaatttttgataaaaatttagcaTTAATACGTAACACTATTAAACTACTAGGAATGGATCCATTAAAAGTTCCTGATCACTTAATAACAATGACAGAT gTAGGAATTGGAAAAACTCATTTACAGGGAGGCTGGGTACAAAATCTTGTAACAATTAAACGATCTGGTGATGTTATTTTGCGTTACAATGATAAGACTTTTAGTTGTGATTTTGATCTTGGTTGGGATagtatttat CTAAATTATGGTTATACAATTAGATATCTTATGTTCACCCGCAAAGGATCATTTACAGgaagatttaaaaatcttcGAGTGAGAGTTTTGGCCTCGGTGGACttagaaaaaagttttctcaagcttgaatttttcaaatttgttgaAGTTGA TAACTTTACACTAAGATTAGAAGGCCACCTGACGGATCACCTGATTAATATTCTCACCAGAGCACTAACAGTATTTGCTAAAAGTCAAATTCTGCGGGAAATTGAATATCAATCGACAAGTATTCTTGAAAAGAAACTTAAAGAAATCAATGAATTGAAAcctgaattaataaatttaactgttgAGTCAATATTGGAAGTTTTCAGTAATTCAACGATTTCTTACGAATAG
- the LOC103568388 gene encoding putative uncharacterized protein DDB_G0286333: MDLQRLINEVQARPAIWDQKNTHYHNRDVILKMWGEIARACDVSCEVAKSKWKHLRDNFRNELKKTYRSKQTCDSSSPSSIREQQQQQQQQQQQQHQHESKWVWFKSLLFLRDQMNSRVIGCGNGGSGLTQTSGSHYATSLDGTQIEPQVDIFEGDEEAHFDDELVDGDSCQSLLTGDELLQVGGIPVVKQVRNKINRKRVLVDSTDCDYQSSIERKRYESIHHRKFFCHTNDNNEDDDDTYHFLMSIRSPMRSLTIERQMFVRLKIQEIILNEITNQQQYNFKSNQNIDNSKTQNNSPETANDDNYSS; this comes from the exons ATGGACTTGCAAAGACTTATTAATGAAGTTCAAGCACGTCCAGCTATATGGGATCAAAAGAATACCCATTATCATAATCGAGATGTTATTTTGAAGATGTGGGGAGAGATCGCAAGAGCTTGCGATGTCTCTT gTGAAGTTGCGAAATCAAAATGGAAACATCTTCGGGACAATTTCCGGAATGAACTGAAGAAAACATATCGTAGTAAGCAAACATGCGACAGTAGCTCCCCTTCTTCGATACGtgagcaacaacaacaacaacaacaacaacaacaacaacaacatcaacatGAATCTAAATGGGTTTGGTTTAAAAGTTTACTATTTCTACGTGATCAAATGAATTCACGTGTGATCGGTTGTGGGAATGGTGGCAGTGGACTTACACAAACTAGTGGTAGTCATTATGCAACTTCACTTGATGGAACACAGATAGAGCCACAAGTCGACATTTTTGAAGGTGATGAAGAAGCACACTTTGACGATGAACTTGTTGACGGTGATTCCTGTCAATCGTTATTGACTGGGGATGAATTATTGCAAGTAGGAGGGATACCAGTTGTGAAACAAGttcgtaataaaattaacagaaaaCGTGTACTTGTTGATTCAACTGATTGCGATTATCAGAGTAGTATTGAGCGTAAACGTTATGAAAGTATTcatcatagaaaatttttttgtcatactaatgataataatgaggatgatgatgatactTATCATTTTCTTATGAGTATTAGAAGCCCCATGCGTAGTTTAACGATTGAAAGACAAATGTTTGTACGTCTCAAGatacaagaaattattttgaatgaaattacGAATCAACAacagtataattttaaaagtaatcaaaatattgataattctAAAACACAGAATAATTCACCCGAGACTGCGAacgatgataattattcaagttga